A region from the Medicago truncatula cultivar Jemalong A17 chromosome 6, MtrunA17r5.0-ANR, whole genome shotgun sequence genome encodes:
- the LOC11418264 gene encoding beta-glucosidase 12 isoform X1, producing the protein MAYLNVFLLMNSFLLILSSMAIIEAATIFTDGISPPLNRSSFPDGFIFGTASSAYQYEGAANVGGRGPSIWDAYTHNYPEKILGRSNGDVANDEYHRYKEDVEIMKDMNMDAYRFSISWSRILPKGKASRGVNKEGINYYNNLINELLDKGLQPFVTLFHWDLPQTLDEEYGGFLSPNIVNDFRDYAELCYKEFGDRVKHWITLNEPWTLSKYGYADGRSAPGRCSSWHDHNCIGGDSATEPYIVAHNQLLAHATAVKVYKAKYQASQKGSIGITLSCDWMVPLHDTESDIRATERAVDFILGWFMEPLTTGDYPSSMQSLVGSRLPKFSKHEVKLVKGSFDFIGLNYYTSNYATDAPELSESRPSLLTDSQVITTSERNGIPIGPMTSSIWMSIYPKGIHDLLLYTKTKYNNPLIYITENGIDELNDPTLSLEEALADTARIDYFYNHLYYLKSAIKDGVNVKGYFAWSLLDNFEWTLGYRVRTGINFVDYKNGLKRYPKMSAIWFRNFLQKKKVSYGDLR; encoded by the exons ATGGCATACTTGAATGTttttcttctcatgaattctttTTTGCTTATTCTTAGCTCAATGGCTATCATTGAAGCTGCTACCATATTCACCGACGGTATTAGTCCGCCCCTCAACCGGAGTAGTTTTCCAGATGGTTTCATTTTTGGAACAGCTTCTTCAGCTTACCAG TATGAAGGTGCAGCAAATGTTGGTGGCAGAGGACCAAGCATATGGGATGCTTACACTCATAATTATCCAG AAAAAATATTGGGTAGAAGTAACGGAGATGTCGCCAACGATGAATATCATCGTTATAAG GAAGATGTCGAGATCATGAAGGACATGAACATGGATGCTTACAGATTCTCAATCTCTTGGTCAAGAATATTGCCAA AAGGAAAGGCTAGTAGAGGTGTGAACAAGGAAGGAATCAATTATTACAACAATCTTATAAATGAACTTCTTGACAAAG GACTTCAGCCCTTTGTGACCCTTTTTCATTGGGACCTTCCGCAGACACTTGATGAAGAATATGGCGGCTTTTTAAGCCCTAATATAGT GAATGATTTTCGAGACTATGCAGAGCTTTGTTATAAGGAATTCGGAGATAGGGTGAAGCATTGGATCACATTGAACGAGCCATGGACATTAAGTAAATACGGTTACGCTGATGGAAGGTCAGCACCCGGACGATGTTCATCCTGGCATGACCACAATTGCATTGGTGGTGATTCAGCCACTGAACCCTATATAGTGGCTCATAATCAGTTACTTGCTCATGCAACTGCCGTCAAAGTTTACAAAGCTAAATATCAG GCATCTCAGAAGGGCTCCATAGGGATAACACTATCATGTGACTGGATGGTTCCGCTACATGATACAGAATCAGATATCCGTGCGACAGAAAGAGCCGTTGATTTCATACTTGGATG GTTTATGGAGCCATTGACAACAGGAGATTATCCAAGTTCTATGCAATCATTGGTCGGAAGCAGATTACCAAAATTCTCTAAACATGAAGTCAAGCTTGTAAAAGGGTCCTTTGATTTCATCGGATTAAACTATTACACTTCAAATTATGCTACCGATGCACCTGAATTAAGCGAATCCAGGCCTAGCTTGCTCACAGATTCTCAAGTCATTACTACAA GTGAACGTAATGGAATACCTATTGGTCCAATG ACTTCTTCAATATGGATGTCAATTTATCCTAAGGGAATTCATGACCTGCTGCTCTATACTAAAACAAAGTACAACAATCCTTTGATATACATCACTGAAAATG GTATAGATGAGCTCAATGATCCAACACTCTCACTTGAAGAAGCCCTTGCAGATACAGCCAGGATTGATTACTTTTATAATCATCTATATTATCTTAAATCTGCAATCAA GGATGGTGTGAATGTAAAAGGATATTTTGCATGGTCATTGCTCGACAATTTCGAATGGACATTAGGCTATAGAGTGAGGACTGGAATAAACTTTGTAGATTATAAAAATGGTCTCAAAAGATATCCAAAAATGTCAGCCATATGGTTTAGAAATTtcctacaaaagaaaaaagttagcTATGGTGATTTGCGCTAA
- the LOC11412670 gene encoding beta-glucosidase 12 — MVLNLLLLPRIVVILSCVAIIEATILLTNDDINNSLNRSSFPEGFIFGTASSAYQYEGAANIGGKGPSIWDTFTHNYPGKIKDRSNGDIALDEYHRYKEDVELVKDINMDAYRFSISWSRILPKGKLSGGVNREGIKYYNNLISELLAKGLQPFVTLFHWDLPQTLEDEYSGFLSPNIVKDFRDYAELCFKEFGDRVKHWITLNEPWAFAKHAYAEGSFAPGRCSPWQNLNCTGGDSATEPYIVSHNQILAHASAVNAYKTKYQKFQKGKIGITLVCHWMVPLYDTKLDHHASQRAIDFMFGWYMDPLTIGDYPSSMRSLVGSRLPKFSTYQAKLVKGSFDFIGLNYYTSHYATNAPELSEVIKPSYNTDALVSFTSQRNGIPIGPKAASAWLSIYPKGIHDLLLYIKTKYNNPLIYITENGMDDFNDPTLPLEKALEDTQRIDYYYDHLYYLQTAIKDGVNVKGYFAWSLLDNFEWGLGYTSRFGIYFIDYNDGLKRYPKMSAVWFKNFLQHKIVAYGDSR; from the exons ATGGTATtaaatcttcttcttctcccaaGAATCGTTGTGATTCTTAGTTGTGTGGCTATAATTGAAGCTACAATATTGTTAACCAATGATGATATTAACAATTCCCTCAATCGTAGTAGTTTCCCAGAAGGTTTTATTTTTGGAACAGCTTCATCAGCTTACCAG TATGAAGGTGCAGCAAATATTGGTGGAAAAGGACCAAGTATATGGGATACTTTCACGCATAATTATCCAG GTAAAATAAAGGACAGAAGTAATGGAGATATAGCCCTTGATGAATACCATCGTTATAAG GAAGATGTTGAGCTCGTGAAAGACATCAACATGGATGCTTATAGATTTTCCATCTCTTGGTCCAGAATACTTCCAA AAGGAAAGCTTAGTGGAGGTGTAAATAGGGAAGGAATTAAGTATTACAATAACCTCATCAGTGAGTTGCTGGCCAAAG GTCTTCAACCCTTTGTGACCCTTTTTCATTGGGACCTTCCTCAAACACTTGAAGATGAATATAGTGGCTTTTTAAGTCCAAATATAGT GAAAGATTTTCGAGACTATGCGGAGCTTTGCTTTAAAGAATTCGGGGACAGAGTAAAACATTGGATCACACTGAATGAACCATGGGCCTTTGCCAAACATGCTTATGCTGAGGGAAGTTTCGCACCTGGACGATGTTCACCCTGGCAAAACTTGAATTGCACCGGTGGAGATTCCGCCACTGAACCCTATATAGTGTCTCATAATCAAATACTTGCTCATGCATCTGCTGTCAATGCCTACAAAACTAAGTATCag AAATTTCAAAAGGGAAAGATAGGGATAACATTAGTGTGTCACTGGATGGTGCCACTATATGATACAAAACTGGATCATCATGCTTCACAAAGAGCCATTGATTTCATGTTTGGATG GTATATGGATCCATTGACAATTGGAGACTATCCAAGCTCCATGAGGTCCTTAGTAGGGAGTCGATTACCAAAGTTCTCAACATATCAAGCAAAGCTCGTTAAAGGATCCTTTGATTTTATTGGATTAAACTATTACACTTCCCATTATGCAACTAATGCACCTGAATTAAGTGAAGTCATTAAGCCCAGCTACAACACAGATGCACTTGTTAGTTTTACAA GCCAGCGCAATGGAATACCTATTGGCCCAAAG GCTGCTTCAGCATGGTTATCAATTTATCCAAAGGGTATTCACGACTTGTTGCTCTATATTAAAACAAAGTACAACAATCCATTGATCTACATCACTGAAAATG GTATGGATGACTTTAATGATCCAACACTTCCTCTTGAGAAAGCCCTTGAAGATACACAAAGGATTGATTACTATTATGACCATCTCTACTATCTTCAAACTGCAATAAA GGATGGTGTGAATGTAAAAGGGTATTTTGCATGGTCATTGCTTGATAACTTTGAATGGGGTTTAGGCTACACTTCGAGGTTTGGAATATACTTCATAGATTACAATGATGGCCTCAAAAGATATCCAAAAATGTCAGCTGTATGGTTCAAGAATTTTCTACAACATAAAATAGTTGCATATGGTGATTCACGCTAA
- the LOC11418264 gene encoding beta-glucosidase 12 isoform X2 has translation MLTDSQSLGQEYCQIAWLISEGKASRGVNKEGINYYNNLINELLDKGLQPFVTLFHWDLPQTLDEEYGGFLSPNIVNDFRDYAELCYKEFGDRVKHWITLNEPWTLSKYGYADGRSAPGRCSSWHDHNCIGGDSATEPYIVAHNQLLAHATAVKVYKAKYQASQKGSIGITLSCDWMVPLHDTESDIRATERAVDFILGWFMEPLTTGDYPSSMQSLVGSRLPKFSKHEVKLVKGSFDFIGLNYYTSNYATDAPELSESRPSLLTDSQVITTSERNGIPIGPMTSSIWMSIYPKGIHDLLLYTKTKYNNPLIYITENGIDELNDPTLSLEEALADTARIDYFYNHLYYLKSAIKDGVNVKGYFAWSLLDNFEWTLGYRVRTGINFVDYKNGLKRYPKMSAIWFRNFLQKKKVSYGDLR, from the exons ATGCTTACAGATTCTCAATCTCTTGGTCAAGAATATTGCCAA ATTGCTTGGCTTATTTCAGAAGGAAAGGCTAGTAGAGGTGTGAACAAGGAAGGAATCAATTATTACAACAATCTTATAAATGAACTTCTTGACAAAG GACTTCAGCCCTTTGTGACCCTTTTTCATTGGGACCTTCCGCAGACACTTGATGAAGAATATGGCGGCTTTTTAAGCCCTAATATAGT GAATGATTTTCGAGACTATGCAGAGCTTTGTTATAAGGAATTCGGAGATAGGGTGAAGCATTGGATCACATTGAACGAGCCATGGACATTAAGTAAATACGGTTACGCTGATGGAAGGTCAGCACCCGGACGATGTTCATCCTGGCATGACCACAATTGCATTGGTGGTGATTCAGCCACTGAACCCTATATAGTGGCTCATAATCAGTTACTTGCTCATGCAACTGCCGTCAAAGTTTACAAAGCTAAATATCAG GCATCTCAGAAGGGCTCCATAGGGATAACACTATCATGTGACTGGATGGTTCCGCTACATGATACAGAATCAGATATCCGTGCGACAGAAAGAGCCGTTGATTTCATACTTGGATG GTTTATGGAGCCATTGACAACAGGAGATTATCCAAGTTCTATGCAATCATTGGTCGGAAGCAGATTACCAAAATTCTCTAAACATGAAGTCAAGCTTGTAAAAGGGTCCTTTGATTTCATCGGATTAAACTATTACACTTCAAATTATGCTACCGATGCACCTGAATTAAGCGAATCCAGGCCTAGCTTGCTCACAGATTCTCAAGTCATTACTACAA GTGAACGTAATGGAATACCTATTGGTCCAATG ACTTCTTCAATATGGATGTCAATTTATCCTAAGGGAATTCATGACCTGCTGCTCTATACTAAAACAAAGTACAACAATCCTTTGATATACATCACTGAAAATG GTATAGATGAGCTCAATGATCCAACACTCTCACTTGAAGAAGCCCTTGCAGATACAGCCAGGATTGATTACTTTTATAATCATCTATATTATCTTAAATCTGCAATCAA GGATGGTGTGAATGTAAAAGGATATTTTGCATGGTCATTGCTCGACAATTTCGAATGGACATTAGGCTATAGAGTGAGGACTGGAATAAACTTTGTAGATTATAAAAATGGTCTCAAAAGATATCCAAAAATGTCAGCCATATGGTTTAGAAATTtcctacaaaagaaaaaagttagcTATGGTGATTTGCGCTAA